The bacterium genome contains a region encoding:
- a CDS encoding low molecular weight phosphotyrosine protein phosphatase, with protein MKLPETDRGRFKVLFVCSGNICRSPLAAALLERELRVLGTEGVVAESAGTLDLDGRGASHWAIEVAAENGLDLSHHVSRQVNKRMLEDASIVVAMSQGHAEQLSSILPAVERRMLVLDVPDPYGLQKQAYEAVFGAIKDAMPLIIDEVRVKLGQ; from the coding sequence TTGAAGTTGCCTGAGACGGACAGGGGTAGGTTCAAAGTCTTATTCGTGTGCAGCGGGAACATCTGTAGGAGCCCACTTGCGGCCGCGTTGCTTGAAAGGGAGCTGAGGGTGCTTGGGACCGAGGGTGTTGTCGCCGAATCTGCTGGGACGTTGGATTTGGATGGCCGTGGCGCTTCGCATTGGGCGATAGAGGTCGCAGCGGAAAACGGGCTTGATCTCTCACATCACGTGTCAAGACAGGTGAATAAGAGAATGCTCGAGGATGCAAGCATAGTCGTGGCTATGAGCCAGGGACACGCGGAGCAGTTGAGCTCGATCCTGCCAGCCGTCGAGCGTAGAATGCTAGTGTTGGATGTTCCTGACCCGTATGGGCTTCAAAAACAGGCTTATGAGGCGGTGTTCGGGGCCATAAAAGATGCGATGCCCTTGATAATCGATGAGGTGAGGGTGAAACTCGGTCAGTAG